In Vigna unguiculata cultivar IT97K-499-35 chromosome 3, ASM411807v1, whole genome shotgun sequence, a single genomic region encodes these proteins:
- the LOC114177941 gene encoding probable LRR receptor-like serine/threonine-protein kinase At1g14390, whose product MKNLRVCFTYLFPAIILLLLTPSSVAQLSTSENRILFQVQKLLEYPQALQGWTRWTNVCFLPPSSSLKIVCANGHVTELTIIGNKTSPSSHTPQAGAWTSLQTLSGKFSIDSFFTVMTKLSNLKVLSLVSLGLWGPLPSKINRFWSLQVLNISSNFIYGEIPPSISSMTNLRSLVLVNNLFNGSVPDLQRLTSLEELNLGGNKLGPEFPSVGNNLVTIILRNNSLRSRIPPEIEHFDKLQVFDVSSNDVFGNIPSFLMSMPSLHSLNLAANHLSGNLSVNMACSSSLTFVDISHNLLVGKLPACLGSMSSKATVLYSGNCLSTKRLNNQHPSSFCKREGALAVKPPAKKQQNESNSGAKLGLVIGIIGGAVVIAGLLVFLIVFIFRKTNGERTHHKMDKSVANKYSASASPGPNGTRHIPQAMKQAALGLPPYRIFTSEEIEDATNNFDPSNLIEEGSQGQLYKGWLRDGSVVLVNCVKIRQKGLPHSIMQQIEVLPNLRHRHMVSVLGHCIITEQDHPQTTSTVFIVFEHISNVSLRDQLEDGRKREMLKWPQRMAMSIGIARGVQFLHTGVAPGIYGNNLKIENILLDDSLNAKVSRYSIPLPFKSAHNEHTATNHIGSTNNAEKEDIYQLGVILLEVITGKQIASPSEIEEMKNELENGSSEATSVLKSVIDPSLRGTYAYESMKTAVQITINCLSKVSSQRPSIEDVLWNLQYSMQVQESWTSSGNLSTKF is encoded by the exons ATGAAGAACCTGAGGGTTTGTTTCACTTACTTGTTTCCTGCAATCATTCTTCTTCTGCTTACTCCTTCTTCGGTTGCACAGCTATCAACAAGTGAAAATAGAATTCTATTCCAAGTTCAGAAGCTTCTTGAATATCCTCAAGCTCTTCAAGGGTGGACAAGATGGACCAACGTGTGCTTCCTCCCTCCCTCTTCTTCCCTCAAGATAGTTTGCGCAAATGGGCATGTCACAGAACTAACTATCATTGGAAACAAGACCTCCCCATCTTCACACACCCCTCAGGCAGGTGCCTGGACTTCCCTTCAAACACTTTCAGGAAAATTCTCCATCGATTCTTTCTTCACTGTCATGACAAAGCTTTCAAATTTGAAGGTGTTGTCCTTAGTGTCCTTGGGTTTGTGGGGTCCTTTACCATCCAAAATCAACAGGTTTTGGTCTCTGCAAGTGCTAAACATTAGCTCAAATTTCATTTATGGGGAAATTCCACCATCCATATCCTCAATGACGAATCTAAGGAGTCTCGTTTTGGTTAATAATCTCTTCAATGGAAGTGTCCCTGATCTCCAAAGATTAACTTCTCTTGAAGAGCTCAACTTGGGAGGTAACAAACTGGGTCCTGAATTCCCTTCAGTGGGAAACAATCTTGTCACTATAATCTTGAGAAATAATTCACTGAGATCTCGAATTCCTCCAGAAATTGAGCACTTTGACAAACTTCAGGTATTTGATGTCTCTTCCAATGATGTTTTTGGAAACATCCCGTCCTTTTTGATGTCTATGCCTTCCCTTCATTCCCTAAACTTGGCCGCAAACCATCTAAGTGGTAACCTCTCAGTGAATATGGCATGTAGTTCTTCACTAACATTTGTGGATATCTCACACAACCTTCTGGTTGGAAAATTGCCTGCGTGCCTTGGTTCAATGTCTTCAAAGGCCACAGTACTATATTCTGGAAATTGTTTATCAACCAAAAGGTTAAATAATCAACATCCATCGTCATTTTGCAAGAGAGAGGGAGCTTTAGCTGTTAAGCCTCCAGCCAAAAAGCAGCAGAATGAATCAAATTCTGGTGCCAAACTAGGCCTAGTGATTGGAATAATTGGAGGAGCTGTAGTAATTGCTGGACTTCTAGTTTTTCTCATTGTGTTCATCTTTAGAAAGACCAATGGAGAAAGAACACATCACAAAATGGACAAATCTGTTGCTAATAAATATTCTGCCAGTGCATCTCCTGGACCAAACGGTACAA GACATATTCCTCAGGCCATGAAGCAAGCTGCACTTGGACTTCCACCATACCGTATTTTCACATCAGAGGAAATTGAAGATGCAACAAATAACTTTGACCCATCAAATTTAATAGAAGAGGGATCACAAGGACag CTATATAAAGGTTGGCTCAGAGATGGTTCAGTGGTCCTAGTTAACTGTGTTAAAATAAGGCAGAAAGGTCTCCCCCACAGCATCATGCAGCAAATAGAGGTATTGCCCAATTTGAGGCACAGGCATATGGTGAGTGTTCTAGGACACTGTATCATTACTGAACAGGATCATCCCCAGACAACAAGCACAGTCTTCATCGTATTTGAGCACATCTCAAATGTGTCATTAAGGGATCAACTTGAAG ATGGGAGAAAGAGGGAAATGCTGAAATGGCCACAAAGAATGGCCATGAGCATAGGCATTGCAAGAGGAGTCCAGTTCTTACACACAGGAGTTGCTCCTGGCATATATGGCAACAATTTAAAGATTGAGAACATTTTGTTGGATGATAGTCTTAATGCAAAAGTCAGTAGATACAGTATTCCATTGCCATTCAAG AGTGCACATAATGAACACACTGCCACCAATCATATTGGCAG CACAAATAATGCAGAAAAGGAAGACATCTATCAGCTGGGCGTTATTCTTCTTGAAGTTATCACCGGCAAACAAATTGCTTCCCCTAGTGAAATAGAGGAGATGAAGAATGAG CTGGAGAATGGTTCATCAGAAGCGACATCAGTACTTAAAAGTGTAATTGATCCTTCACTGCGAGGAACTTATGCCTATGAATCAATGAAGACTGCAGTTCAGATTACCATCAACTGTCTCTCCAAGGTTTCTAGCCAGCGTCCTTCAATAGAGGATGTTCTTTGGAATTTACAATACTCGATGCAAGTTCAAGAATCATGGACCAGCAGTGGAAACCTCAGCACAAAGTTCTAA
- the LOC114177942 gene encoding ubiquitin-conjugating enzyme E2 2, whose amino-acid sequence MSTPARKRLMRDFKRLQQDPPAGISGAPQDNNIMLWNAVIFGPDDTPWDGGTFKLTLQFTEDYPNKPPTVRFVSRMFHPNIYADGSICLDILQNQWSPIYDVAAILTSIQSLLCDPNPNSPANSEAARMFSENKREYNRRVREIVEQSWTAD is encoded by the exons ATGTCGACTCCGGCGAGGAAGAGACTGATGAGGGATTTTAAACGATTGCAGCAAGATCCTCCTGCTGGCATCAGTGGGGCTCCCCAAGACAATAATATTATGCTTTGGAATGCTGTTATCTTTGG ACCAGATGACACCCCTTGGGATGGAG GTACGTTTAAGTTGACACTTCAGTTTACAGAGGATTATCCTAATAAGCCACCTACTGTGCGCTTTGTTTCTAGAATGTTTCATCCAAACA TTTATGCGGATGGAAGTATATGCTTGGACATTTTGCAAAATCAGTGGAGTCCTATCTATGATGTAGCTGCAATTCTTACCTCAATCCAG TCATTGCTGTGTGATCCAAATCCTAATTCTCCTGCAAATTCTGAAGCTGCTCGGATGTTCAGTGAGAACAAGCGTGAATACAACAGAAGAGTCCGGGAGATTGTTGAGCAGAGTTGGACTGCTGATTAA
- the LOC114179577 gene encoding probable WRKY transcription factor 72, with product MEVSNEEINGEKDHKLEREMPEVGELSLVRLVKDSTSDEESELVSLSLGISSTGKHEKKNRTEKVRENEDLKEGLSLGLDIRFEPSAIKNHSTESRCDGEMKEEELREIWPPSKVLKTMRTWDKSEASQHAEVKKARVCVRARCDNLTMNDGCQWRKYGQKIAKGNPCPRAYYRCTVSPSCPVKKQVQRCAEDMSILISTYEGTHNHPLPSSATTIAYTTSAAASMLQSPSLTTQLANSDTVPLINSSVLYNLNALNFTSSYHHVSKSPTLFFHRSSISTSNSHPTVTLDLATPQTSPHIGNFTPSLSFIPQYSSTNNVDFSSSTFSPLQSSVLHSPCYGDFFNYEGLITPNRNHNGSLMNTGKQPFLGHLCRSNSNNITNHAISKQSLPDSIVAASKAITATPKYQSAILAAALTAYAGNGVRENHEEAQSAGLDLNLGGDVPYTTNTVYPNSNASRYKRMSLSAPTAPKRNSVLFQPSHNASKSNLFLDQ from the exons ATGGAAGTTAGCAATGAAGAAATCAACGGCGAGAAG GATCATAAGCTTGAAAGGGAAATGCCAGAGGTTGGAGAACTTTCATTGGTAAGGCTTGTAAAGGATTCAACTAGTGATGAAGAGAGTGAActtgtctctctctctcttggaATTTCATCTACAGGTAAACATGAGAAGAAGAATAGAACTGAAAAGGTCAGAGAAAATGAGGATTTGAAAGAAGGACTTTCACTCGGATTAGATATAAGATTTGAGCCTTCAGCTATAAAAAATCACAGCACTGAAAGTAGGTGTGATGGGGAAATGAAGGAAGAGGAACTCAGAGAGATATGGCCACCCAGTAAAGTTCTAAAGACGATGAGAACATGGGATAAAAGTGAAGCTTCTCAACATGCTGAAGTCAAGAAGGCTAGGGTTTGTGTCAGAGCTAGATGTGATAACCTTACG ATGAATGATGGTTGCCAATGGAGAAAATATGGACAGAAAATAGCAAAAGGGAATCCATGTCCCCGAGCATACTATCGATGCACTGTCTCTCCATCCTGTCCTGTGAAAAAACAG GTTCAAAGATGTGCGGAAGACATGTCAATATTGATTAGCACCTACGAAGGAACTCACAACCACCCTCTTCCTTCTTCAGCCACTACCATAGCCTACACAACTTCTGCTGCTGCATCCATGCTTCAATCTCCTTCATTGACCACACAACTAGCCAATTCAGATACCGTCCCTCTCATCAATTCTAGTGTTCTTTATAACCTTAATGCCCTAAACTTCACATCAAGCTATCACCACGTTTCAAAATCACCAACCTTATTCTTCCACAGATCCTCTATTTCTACCTCTAATTCTCACCCCACTGTCACTCTTGACCTTGCCACTCCTCAAACTTCACCTCACATTGGAAATTTCACCCCAAGTTTGTCTTTCATACCACAATATTCATCAACCAATAATGTTGATTTTTCCTCGAGTACTTTCTCTCCTTTGCAATCTAGTGTGCTACACTCACCTTGCTATGGTGATTTCTTCAACTATGAGGGATTGATCACCCCAAATAGAAACCATAACGGTTCCCTTATGAACACTGGAAAACAACCATTCCTGGGACATCTTTGTCGATCTAATAGTAATAACATTACCAACCATGCCATTTCTAAACAATCTTTACCTGATTCCATTGTAGCTGCATCCAAAGCAATCACCGCTACCCCAAAATATCAATCTGCTATATTAGCAGCTGCCCTCACCGCATATGCTGGTAATGGGGTAAGAGAGAATCATGAGGAGGCACAGAGTGCAGGTTTGGACTTAAATCTAGGTGGGGATGTGCCATACACAACCAACACAGTTTACCCTAATTCTAATGCATCAAGGTACAAGAGAATGTCACTTTCTGCTCCTACTGCTCCAAAAAGAAACTCGGTCCTATTTCAGCCATCACATAATGCATCTAAAAGTAACCTATTCTTAGACCAATAA